Below is a window of Candidatus Hydrogenedens sp. DNA.
ACAAACCATCTGCTATGGCTTTAACACATTTCCCTATGTCTTCTGGAGTTCCCCATCGTTTTTGAAGAAGCAGACCTTCTTGAATTAGTTTGTCGTATTTTTCCTTTACAGGTTCTGTCATATCTGTCATGATAATTCCTGGGCGAATTTCAAAAACAGGGATGTTATATTCAGATAAACGGACTGCATATAATTGAGCAGTCATGCTGAGACCTGCTTTGCTTATACAATACTCTGCTCGGCTTGGTGATGCAGTATTTGAAGAGATGCTTGTTATAAAAATAATCCGTGGGTTATATGGTATCTGTTTTTTTTCTATCCGTGTCTGTATCATTCGCTTGGCTATTTTTTGAGTGAAGAAGAAAGGTCCTCGTAAATTTGTGCTTAATACATGGTCGTAACTTTCAGGGATACACTCTAAAATATCCATGCGACGTTCAGGAGCAATTCCTGCATTATTTACTAATAAGTCGATTTCAGGAAGATTATGAACTTCTTTTAAAAACCAATCATCCTGTTCTTTAAGATGTTCGATATTTAAAGAAAAAGGATAACACTTTACTTTATATTTTGTTTCAATTTCATCTTTTAATTTTTCAAGCCCTTGTGGACTTCGGGCAATAGCAATAATATTATATCCATTTTGTGCCAAAATCGAGGCTATCCCTTTCCCAATACCTCTGCTGGCACCTGTAATTAACGCAGTTAGGTTATTCATGGTCACATCTCTTTATGTATTTATAATTCATTTTGAATCATCTGTTCCAATGTTTGGAATTTGCGTATCCACTCGTAATCAAATGGACCTTTCCTGAGGATTTCTCCACATTCAGGAAAGGAATTGTAGTTTTTGCAGGATTGACTGGAACAATAAGCACCGGCACCTTCGACAACCAAAGCGTCACCAATGGTAGCCTCTTTTAACATTCGTGGCTCTAAACTTTCAGGGTCACCTCGTTGTGGAGTAAAGATGTCTCCACTTTCGCAACAATGTCCTGAAACAATGTAAGGATATTCTCCTTGTGAAGCATTATTATGCTTAGATACGAGTACAAGTGGGTGTAATGCACCATACATTGATGGGCGGACATTTTCAGTCATTCCAGAATCAACTTTGATAAATCGGTAACCTGAAGGTCCTGTATCAACCACATCAATTACACTACAAATTAAAGAACCAGCAAGTGCCACTAAATATGTTCCTGGTTCAATTTCAAGATGAAGTTTTCTACCATATTTTTTTTCAAACTCATAAAAGGAGGGAAGGATTCTTTTACCTATTTCTTGTAGATTTGCAGTTTTTTCATCAGCCATTCTTGCGACTTTGTATCCACCTCCAAGACTAAGACGAGTTACATCTGGCATCTTACTTGCTGTATCTAATGCTAAATGAGCACAATGAACCCATACCTCAGGGTCAGAACCAGAACCAATATGTGTATGTAAGCCAGTGATTTTTAAGTTATATTTATTCGCAACTTCATACACCTTGTCCAAATATTCATGCCAAATTCCGAAACTTGATGACGGTCCTCCGACGTTAGTGCGATTAGAAGAGCCTGAGCCTAATCCAGGATTTATTCGAACACTCACTTCTGTTCCGGGGAACATTTCTCCATATATTTTTAATTGTTGGAGAGAACATGCATTAAATAAAACGCCCTTCTCTACGAACATTTTGAGATTTATAGGGAGTTGCTGTGCTGTTATTTGTATATGTTGAGGGGGAATACCAGCACGAAGAGCCCTTTCTGCTTCATATTCACTACTGGCATCTATATGTAATCCCCACTTGTGAAATTTCTGCAGAATTTTGCGAGTAGGTAGTGCTTTCATTGCAAAACGAGCGGTAAAACCAAAGGCATGGGGAAATGATAAAACTTCTTGAGCCGATTTAAACATACTTTGTTCATCGTAAACAAAAATGGGGGTTCCATAGTTTTCCTGAATATGCAATACTTCTTCCTCAGATAAGAAAAACAACTGTTCCATTTTTTACCTCATCTTTTTAGTTGGGATGTTAATATAAATTTCGATATTATTTATGTGTAATATGATAAGAATAAAATAAAGTGATAAGATTTTACAACGATGGCACGCGAAAAAAAAATTTATGAATGTTCGGAATGCGGTTTGATTTCACCTAAATGGTTAGGACGTTGTCCCCAATGTGAGTCATGGAATTCATTTTTAGAACGGGTTTCAACATCTGTCAACAAAAATTATAAAGTAGAGAGTTCATCTCAAGTCGTTTCTATTGTTAATTTGGAATCATTTGAGCATCTAAGGAAACGTATTCCAACAGGGGTGGATGAATTTGACCGTGTTATAGGTGGTGGGATTATACCTGGAGCAGTTATTTTGATTGGAGGTGAGCCAGGAATAGGGAAATCTACAT
It encodes the following:
- a CDS encoding diaminopimelate decarboxylase, translated to MEQLFFLSEEEVLHIQENYGTPIFVYDEQSMFKSAQEVLSFPHAFGFTARFAMKALPTRKILQKFHKWGLHIDASSEYEAERALRAGIPPQHIQITAQQLPINLKMFVEKGVLFNACSLQQLKIYGEMFPGTEVSVRINPGLGSGSSNRTNVGGPSSSFGIWHEYLDKVYEVANKYNLKITGLHTHIGSGSDPEVWVHCAHLALDTASKMPDVTRLSLGGGYKVARMADEKTANLQEIGKRILPSFYEFEKKYGRKLHLEIEPGTYLVALAGSLICSVIDVVDTGPSGYRFIKVDSGMTENVRPSMYGALHPLVLVSKHNNASQGEYPYIVSGHCCESGDIFTPQRGDPESLEPRMLKEATIGDALVVEGAGAYCSSQSCKNYNSFPECGEILRKGPFDYEWIRKFQTLEQMIQNEL
- a CDS encoding 3-ketoacyl-ACP reductase, with the protein product MNNLTALITGASRGIGKGIASILAQNGYNIIAIARSPQGLEKLKDEIETKYKVKCYPFSLNIEHLKEQDDWFLKEVHNLPEIDLLVNNAGIAPERRMDILECIPESYDHVLSTNLRGPFFFTQKIAKRMIQTRIEKKQIPYNPRIIFITSISSNTASPSRAEYCISKAGLSMTAQLYAVRLSEYNIPVFEIRPGIIMTDMTEPVKEKYDKLIQEGLLLQKRWGTPEDIGKCVKAIADGLFDYATGSIFEISGGFSVLRL